One Candidatus Woesearchaeota archaeon genomic window, AACCAAAGATTAGCTCATATAAACGGCATGCCAATAGAAAAACATATCGGCAGGCACATAAAAGACGTAGTGCCGGCTTTTCAGTCCAAGGCTGAAAAAATAACGGATAGAGTGAGAAGAACAGGAAAGCCTGTTGAAAGCATAGAATTCGAAGGCAAGATGCCGGCTGATAAAAAAAAGCATATATTTTCAGAAAGCTGGTATCCGCTGAAAAACAAGTCTGGCAAAATTACCGGATTCAGTGTTTTGGTTGAAGATATTACGAAATCAAAAGAAAACGAGCAAGAAAGGGAGCAGATTTATGCAGAAATAGCTGCGCTTTCGTTAATGTCGCAGAAGCATGCTTCGCAATTAGATGCTATATTCAATTCCATAGCAAATCCCATATTGGCATTCGGGGAAGATAAGAAAGTACAAGGTTTAAACCATACCGCTGAGAAACTGCTGGATTTCGATCCTAAAGGCATGACAGAAAATGAATTCATGGAAAAGCTTGATGCACAACCAGTGAATGAAAAAATTCCGGGCGGAACAATAATTCAGAGAGCACTGTCAGGAAAGACTATTAGGAATGCACAGTGTACATTCAATATCACCAATGAAAAAAAAGTTGTACTTGCATCAGCTGCACCGATAAAGAGAAAGGAAGAGATAACAGGAGCGATTCTTGCCTGGCATGACATTACCCAAAGGCAGAAGATAGAGGAAGCAATTAAAGCTTCAGAGCAAAGATTCAGCCTCGTTAAGGAAAATACGCAGATAGCCATGATTGAGGTGAATGCATACAACCAGATAATTGCGTGGAATCCTGCAGCGCAGCATATATTTGGCTATGACGAAGCAGAAGCTTACGGAAAGTCTATTATGGACATTATCATTCCTAAACACAAGCGCCAGCAGGAAAGGAAATTCTGGCATATTCTTGCCGACAAAGCAAAATCCCGCCATATAGTCTCTAATAATGTCACAAAAAAAGGAAAAGAACTGATATGCGAATGGTTCAGTACATCCCTGCAGGATACAAAAAGCAATTTAACCGGAGCAATGTTTCTTGGCATAGACATTACAGCAAGAAAGAAAGCAGAGCAGATTACACAAAAATCACTAAAGGAAAAGGAAATACTGCTGAAAGAGATTCATCACCGAGTAAAAAACAACCTGCAGATAATAACCAGCATGCTTAATCTACAGTTAGGGCGAATCAAAGATGAAGCAGGATCCGAAGCCATAAATAACAGCAAAAACAGGATAAGGTCTATGGCTTTAATCCATGAAAAGCTCTATCAGGCAGATGATCTCGCAAACATAAACTTATGCAGCTATATTAAGGAGCTGGCAATAGATTTGATGAGGTCTTATGCAGGGCAGAGCACGGCGATAAGGCTGAACCTTGACTGCGAGAGCATATCCACCACAATGGACAGGGCTATCCCATGCGGACTGATAATAAACGAGCTTATATCAAATTCCCTGAAATATGCATTTCAAGGCAGAGAACAAGGCACCATAACCATCAAGATAAGGGAAAATGAAAAAAATTATAAGCTCATAATTGCAGATGACGGAAAGGGCATTGAAAAGGATATCAATGTAATGAATGCAGAATCGCTCGGGCTGCAGCTTGTGGCAGCGCAGGCAGAGCAGCTCAACGGCAGGCTTAACTTAAACAGGGCAAAAAGGAGCATCCTGGACGGTGAAATAATCCCTTATGAGAACGGCAAGATGGCAGTTTCCAGGATCTTATGCAAAGAAGGAGAAAATACGGGGTAAAGGAATATGCTGAAAAGGTTCCTGTGAGGCTTTATCTCTTTGATATACTGTATCTTGAAGGAAGATTGATGCTGAAAAGGCCATATCCCGAAAGACGAAAAATTCTGGAGAAGAATGTAAGGCAGTCCGGTAAAATTAAATTAGCCAAGCAGATAGTGACATCAAATATCAAAGAGATGCAGAATTTCTTTGAAAAGTCGATAAAGAAAAATCTCGAAGGAGTAATCGTGAAATCAGTAGAAAATAAGTCGATATACCAGCCTGGAAACAGAGGCTGGCTGTGGGTGAAATGGAAGAAGGAATATGCAGAAGGAATGAGGGAAACTTTTGACCTTGTTGTGATCGGCAGCTATTATGGAAAAGGGCAAAGAAAAGGCAAATTTGGAGCACTGCTTTGCGCTGCTTACAATAAGAAAAAAGATACGTTCGAAAGCTTTACTAAAGTGGGCAGCGGCTACAAGGATGAGGATTTGGAGGAAATCAACAGGAAACTGGAGAAAATCGAGGTAAAGAAGCCCCTTGGAAATGTTTCCTTCAATAATGACATGAAGCCTGACAAATTCTATAAACCACAGATAGTCATAGAAGTGCTTGGAGCCAATATAACCACCAGCCCGAAGCATACTGCAGGAAAGGATTCGGGCAGGAAGGGATATGCATTGAGGTTTCCGCGCTTCCTTAATATTCGCGAAGATAAAAGCGCTTTGGATGCAACAACACTTAAGGAGATTGAGAAATTGAAATGATAAACAACGAGATTGCCGAAAGGCTGATGAATATTGCAGACATCATGGAGTTCAAGCAAATACAGTGGAAGCCCCGCGCTTATAGGGCAGC contains:
- a CDS encoding PAS domain S-box protein; this encodes MMGKDKYNFLDILNSMEDGVYIVNEKYDIEFINKALEKEYGALNGKKCHEYFAERKKHCPGCRLAPVLQGKTMRHEWTSPKTGKTYDILEAPIKADDGSTAKLKILRDISHRKKQEKKSALLLRRLDTVIENAHSQVAYLDCNFNFLMVNSAYEKGAGFSRKQLIGKNHFDIFPNKENKEIFQKVIDTGQTIEFREKPFIYKNAPERGVTYWDWTLSPVKNDKGSVEGLVLSLYDVTELRNAWEKIEEDKEIIEKQYEEIKAYYDCAPVGLAALDNNLHFLRVNQRLAHINGMPIEKHIGRHIKDVVPAFQSKAEKITDRVRRTGKPVESIEFEGKMPADKKKHIFSESWYPLKNKSGKITGFSVLVEDITKSKENEQEREQIYAEIAALSLMSQKHASQLDAIFNSIANPILAFGEDKKVQGLNHTAEKLLDFDPKGMTENEFMEKLDAQPVNEKIPGGTIIQRALSGKTIRNAQCTFNITNEKKVVLASAAPIKRKEEITGAILAWHDITQRQKIEEAIKASEQRFSLVKENTQIAMIEVNAYNQIIAWNPAAQHIFGYDEAEAYGKSIMDIIIPKHKRQQERKFWHILADKAKSRHIVSNNVTKKGKELICEWFSTSLQDTKSNLTGAMFLGIDITARKKAEQITQKSLKEKEILLKEIHHRVKNNLQIITSMLNLQLGRIKDEAGSEAINNSKNRIRSMALIHEKLYQADDLANINLCSYIKELAIDLMRSYAGQSTAIRLNLDCESISTTMDRAIPCGLIINELISNSLKYAFQGREQGTITIKIRENEKNYKLIIADDGKGIEKDINVMNAESLGLQLVAAQAEQLNGRLNLNRAKRSILDGEIIPYENGKMAVSRILCKEGENTG
- a CDS encoding ATP-dependent DNA ligase, which codes for MQRRRKYGVKEYAEKVPVRLYLFDILYLEGRLMLKRPYPERRKILEKNVRQSGKIKLAKQIVTSNIKEMQNFFEKSIKKNLEGVIVKSVENKSIYQPGNRGWLWVKWKKEYAEGMRETFDLVVIGSYYGKGQRKGKFGALLCAAYNKKKDTFESFTKVGSGYKDEDLEEINRKLEKIEVKKPLGNVSFNNDMKPDKFYKPQIVIEVLGANITTSPKHTAGKDSGRKGYALRFPRFLNIREDKSALDATTLKEIEKLK